In Blastopirellula sediminis, the following proteins share a genomic window:
- a CDS encoding metallophosphoesterase: MHYFVSDLHIFSARSNAAQYEAAFNERASTGSTFVLGGDIFDFDWSTLPSAEATVDAAIDWLHRFITSHPDCQFHYLLGNHDCLPLFVERLDELSNSLSNLAWEPFYLRIGDILMLHGDVANRHMDAAGLIAARAMKHEPRRRPAYHHQLYDLAVKARLHKAISVAINPKRLVARRIMSYLESVGHGVETGLTDVYFGHTHVPMERYCYQGVYFHNGGATMPGLKFQILEVNLG, encoded by the coding sequence GTGCACTACTTCGTCTCCGACCTGCATATCTTCTCCGCGCGGTCCAACGCCGCGCAGTACGAAGCCGCTTTCAACGAGCGGGCCTCTACCGGATCGACGTTCGTCCTCGGCGGCGACATCTTCGATTTCGATTGGTCGACCCTTCCTTCGGCCGAAGCGACCGTCGACGCCGCAATCGACTGGCTCCACCGCTTCATTACATCGCATCCCGATTGCCAGTTTCACTACTTGCTCGGCAATCACGATTGTCTGCCGCTGTTTGTCGAGCGGCTCGATGAGCTTTCCAATTCCCTCTCGAACCTGGCGTGGGAACCCTTTTATCTGCGGATCGGCGACATCCTGATGTTGCACGGCGACGTCGCCAATCGTCACATGGACGCCGCCGGCCTGATCGCCGCCCGCGCGATGAAACACGAACCCCGCCGCCGCCCCGCCTACCATCACCAGCTCTACGATCTGGCGGTGAAAGCCCGTCTGCACAAAGCGATCAGCGTCGCGATCAATCCCAAGCGTCTCGTGGCGCGGCGGATTATGTCGTATCTCGAATCGGTAGGGCACGGCGTCGAGACCGGCCTCACCGACGTCTATTTCGGCCATACCCACGTCCCGATGGAGCGATACTGCTATCAAGGGGTCTACTTTCATAATGGGGGCGCCACGATGCCGGGTCTGAAATTCCAAATCCTGGAAGTGAACCTCGGTTAG
- a CDS encoding zinc-ribbon domain-containing protein, with product MSFIAACPHCQAKFTAQDHLAGKNVRCPKCKEPFRIGDVVSQAEKKAKAAKQQRRASDSSQEDLPIAKPAKPRAETPAKPAEKTPPPTPAPTRSWKEIAGVTEQKPDETPVEIPAAAPVPTPAPPTPAAPTAAAPAAPISTPPPAPPHATPPPDQPIVLNPTITAAWEALPPIILTTARHEAVEFSPVAVAPAALPQVERPAAPPSSHAMMFDDDLDDSCLDGPADSEPAFTSAAASYSRPAAPVPSPPPAPPRPAPQPPAPPKPPEKPPEDEVIELGFDDLVVERMDDEEVVELADDDFIDEPPPSQSNSSVEVITEVEVIEETPRRSSGSLNANPGPASAKPSSLMPGRETEPLSAQDDKRQLIKLVLIGGGGLAAVLVLIVLMVTLSGGSNRFEPSDTFQPTTSSIRFFDPSGKIGVQFPQSFAELRPERREEVTVRGANLVGKQETFAIYYSDAIPVARPPSGAKPIREHWLPFNLPELADESPYITSIRRHMIGGNYAVEYQLAKDIVRNQPGETRVLLIFIQQRMFVVLWAGDHYHDDVDNFFTSFTIDGEKFGDQ from the coding sequence GTGAGTTTTATTGCCGCTTGCCCGCACTGCCAGGCGAAGTTCACCGCCCAAGATCATCTTGCCGGCAAGAATGTGCGCTGTCCGAAATGTAAAGAGCCTTTCCGCATCGGCGACGTCGTCAGCCAGGCGGAAAAGAAAGCGAAAGCGGCCAAACAGCAGCGACGCGCCAGCGATTCGTCGCAGGAAGACCTGCCGATCGCCAAGCCCGCCAAACCACGCGCCGAAACTCCCGCAAAACCGGCGGAGAAAACTCCCCCGCCGACACCGGCTCCAACGCGCTCGTGGAAAGAAATTGCCGGAGTCACGGAACAAAAGCCGGACGAAACGCCCGTCGAAATACCGGCCGCTGCTCCCGTTCCAACACCGGCTCCACCAACTCCTGCGGCGCCTACCGCTGCTGCGCCGGCCGCCCCCATTTCGACGCCACCTCCGGCGCCGCCGCATGCAACGCCTCCGCCCGATCAACCGATCGTCCTCAACCCGACCATCACCGCGGCTTGGGAAGCGCTGCCGCCGATCATTTTGACGACCGCGCGGCACGAAGCTGTCGAGTTCTCGCCAGTTGCCGTCGCCCCCGCCGCGCTGCCGCAAGTCGAACGCCCAGCGGCGCCCCCCAGTTCGCATGCGATGATGTTCGACGACGACTTGGACGACTCCTGCCTCGACGGCCCGGCCGACTCGGAACCGGCGTTCACGTCGGCCGCCGCTTCGTACTCGCGTCCCGCAGCGCCCGTTCCATCGCCCCCGCCGGCTCCTCCACGTCCCGCGCCGCAGCCCCCTGCACCGCCGAAACCTCCCGAGAAGCCGCCGGAAGACGAAGTGATTGAGCTCGGCTTCGATGATCTGGTGGTTGAGAGGATGGATGACGAGGAAGTGGTCGAGCTAGCCGATGACGACTTCATCGACGAACCGCCCCCCAGCCAATCGAACTCGTCTGTGGAAGTGATCACCGAAGTGGAGGTGATCGAAGAGACGCCGCGCCGCTCTTCCGGATCGCTCAACGCCAATCCCGGCCCCGCGTCGGCGAAACCATCTTCGCTGATGCCGGGTCGCGAGACCGAACCGTTGTCGGCCCAAGACGACAAACGCCAATTGATCAAGCTCGTGCTGATCGGCGGGGGTGGATTAGCAGCGGTCCTGGTCTTGATCGTGCTCATGGTGACGCTGAGCGGCGGATCAAACCGATTTGAACCAAGTGATACGTTCCAGCCGACGACTTCGTCGATCCGCTTTTTTGATCCGAGCGGAAAGATCGGCGTCCAATTCCCTCAATCATTCGCCGAACTGCGGCCGGAGCGGCGCGAAGAGGTGACGGTCCGCGGCGCCAACCTGGTCGGCAAGCAGGAAACGTTCGCGATTTACTACTCGGACGCGATTCCGGTCGCCAGGCCGCCGTCCGGCGCCAAGCCGATTCGCGAACATTGGCTCCCCTTCAACCTCCCAGAATTAGCGGATGAAAGCCCCTACATCACGTCGATTCGCCGTCACATGATTGGGGGCAACTACGCGGTGGAGTATCAGTTGGCGAAAGACATTGTGCGCAATCAGCCGGGCGAAACGCGGGTTCTTTTAATCTTCATACAACAACGGATGTTCGTCGTTCTCTGGGCGGGAGACCATTATCACGACGACGTCGACAACTTTTTCACGTCGTTTACGATCGACGGAGAGAAGTTCGGCGATCAATAA
- a CDS encoding SseB family protein produces MTSRFDENHELPQLHQASTTDMELTFAPINSLESALIETENGRLDQREFFKIFVASEVYQIAATPQAKDSPIFPLAFHDPEHGRMIAVFSALCRANTYRDQAPLLLPLRGAQVFEQIPAGYGVVLNPGSPVSLTIPGYGVLNLRRDFGIRRVTL; encoded by the coding sequence ATGACCAGTCGGTTTGATGAAAACCACGAACTGCCCCAATTACATCAGGCCAGCACTACCGATATGGAACTGACGTTTGCACCGATCAATTCGCTGGAGAGCGCCTTGATCGAAACCGAAAACGGCCGTCTCGACCAGCGAGAGTTCTTCAAGATTTTCGTAGCGTCGGAGGTCTACCAGATCGCCGCTACGCCCCAAGCAAAAGACTCCCCCATCTTTCCGTTGGCGTTTCATGATCCCGAGCACGGCCGAATGATCGCCGTCTTTTCCGCGCTTTGTCGTGCGAATACGTATCGCGATCAGGCTCCCCTCTTGCTGCCGCTCCGAGGGGCGCAGGTCTTCGAACAGATTCCAGCCGGATACGGGGTCGTCCTCAATCCTGGCTCGCCGGTTAGTCTCACAATTCCCGGTTACGGAGTCCTCAACCTCCGCCGCGATTTCGGCATTCGGCGGGTCACGTTGTAG
- a CDS encoding NfeD family protein: MRKLALLQQVLPGSPRLFSILLALFGAIGFVSLLHAQDDEPRQAARVRISLPIAGSSDVAIQQSIERALQALPDVEPRPVLILELRPGRGGSADDSQFERCLALARFLTSTEMSRVRTVAYLPESVTGHAVLLPLACEQIIMAPDAQLGDAGIKEKSISETMRKAYEEIAGFRNSLPQAIAVAMLDRQEQVFRVNDRQFVSGEKYEELKKAGEVGKSEKIVSAGELAIFTGRDLRLKYQLISHLAESQQQLAQQLEVPDVDLQLDYSLERDWKATQVKLSGAITHNHVQQLMRMIQSEVAHQANLVLIEIDSPGGDPVAVESLMNYLMKQPDEVRTVALVKGKAASNAAIIPFACDEIVVSTDAILGGAGGYQYTEQGTVDVRNFLIQVGEKKQRRWSAWAAMVDPQLEVANYRHKQSGLTALFCQEELQDQIAPELWEQTAVITVPGQPLELTGGQAFDLRLADAIAADATDVARRYGVSGEISQPVRTWAHQLIDALAHPALAWFFLFIGISALIMEMQAPGIGIFGFMSAVCFGFYFWSQFLSGTAGWLEVLLFVGGVGCVAIEIFVLPGFGIFGLGGGAMILASVVLASQTFIWPQTDYQMAQVPYSLANIFIVMAAIAVSLMFAKHIVPHVPYLRDSMLQPPDEEAAEEQHRREMIVDLTHLVGQTGIAQSQLVPGGKAKFGRELVNVTCETGFAPRGAEVIAVEARGNYLLVKPK; encoded by the coding sequence TTGCGAAAACTCGCGCTGCTACAACAAGTCCTGCCAGGATCTCCCCGGCTCTTCTCGATTCTGCTCGCGCTGTTCGGTGCGATCGGTTTCGTTTCGCTGCTGCACGCGCAAGACGACGAGCCGCGGCAAGCGGCCCGCGTGCGGATCTCCTTGCCGATCGCCGGATCGTCGGACGTCGCGATTCAGCAAAGCATCGAGCGAGCCCTGCAAGCGCTCCCGGATGTAGAACCGCGTCCTGTCTTGATCCTTGAACTTCGCCCTGGCCGCGGCGGCTCGGCGGACGATAGTCAGTTTGAACGCTGCCTGGCCTTGGCTCGTTTTCTCACTTCGACCGAAATGAGTCGCGTGCGGACCGTCGCCTACCTCCCTGAATCAGTCACCGGTCATGCCGTGCTGCTGCCGCTCGCCTGTGAGCAGATCATCATGGCGCCTGACGCGCAGCTGGGGGACGCTGGCATCAAAGAGAAGTCGATCTCCGAGACGATGCGCAAAGCGTACGAAGAGATTGCCGGCTTCCGTAACTCGCTGCCGCAAGCGATCGCCGTCGCCATGCTCGATCGCCAAGAACAAGTCTTTCGCGTCAACGACCGCCAGTTCGTCAGCGGCGAGAAATACGAAGAGCTGAAAAAGGCAGGCGAAGTCGGCAAGTCGGAAAAGATCGTCTCGGCCGGCGAGTTGGCGATCTTCACCGGTCGCGATCTCCGGCTGAAGTATCAGCTGATCAGCCATCTCGCCGAGTCGCAACAGCAACTCGCACAGCAACTGGAAGTGCCTGACGTCGATCTGCAACTCGACTACTCGCTCGAACGTGATTGGAAAGCGACGCAGGTCAAACTGAGCGGCGCCATCACGCACAATCACGTGCAACAGCTGATGCGGATGATTCAGAGCGAAGTCGCCCATCAGGCGAATCTCGTCCTGATCGAGATCGACTCTCCCGGCGGCGATCCGGTCGCGGTCGAGTCGCTGATGAACTACCTGATGAAGCAGCCTGACGAAGTCCGCACCGTGGCGCTCGTCAAAGGGAAAGCGGCCAGTAACGCCGCAATCATTCCCTTCGCGTGCGACGAGATCGTCGTCTCGACCGACGCAATCCTCGGCGGCGCCGGCGGCTATCAATACACCGAACAAGGGACTGTCGACGTTCGCAACTTCCTGATTCAAGTCGGCGAGAAAAAGCAGCGGCGCTGGTCCGCATGGGCGGCGATGGTCGATCCGCAACTGGAAGTCGCCAACTATCGCCACAAGCAGTCAGGCCTCACCGCTCTCTTCTGCCAGGAAGAACTGCAGGATCAAATCGCTCCGGAGTTGTGGGAGCAAACCGCCGTCATCACGGTTCCAGGACAACCGCTCGAACTGACCGGCGGCCAGGCGTTCGATCTTCGTCTGGCCGACGCGATCGCCGCCGATGCCACCGACGTTGCGCGACGCTACGGCGTCAGCGGCGAGATTTCGCAGCCGGTGCGGACATGGGCTCATCAATTGATCGACGCCCTGGCCCATCCGGCGCTCGCCTGGTTCTTTTTGTTCATCGGCATCTCGGCCTTGATCATGGAGATGCAGGCGCCCGGCATTGGGATCTTCGGCTTCATGTCGGCGGTCTGTTTCGGCTTTTACTTTTGGAGCCAGTTTCTCAGCGGCACAGCCGGTTGGTTGGAAGTGCTGCTGTTTGTCGGCGGCGTCGGTTGCGTCGCGATTGAGATTTTCGTCTTGCCCGGCTTCGGCATTTTCGGGCTTGGCGGCGGCGCGATGATCTTGGCCTCGGTCGTCTTGGCGAGCCAGACCTTCATCTGGCCGCAGACCGATTATCAAATGGCGCAGGTCCCCTACTCGCTGGCGAACATCTTTATCGTGATGGCGGCGATCGCCGTATCGCTGATGTTCGCGAAACATATAGTGCCGCATGTTCCTTACCTGCGTGATTCGATGCTCCAGCCTCCCGACGAAGAAGCGGCTGAAGAGCAGCATCGTCGCGAGATGATCGTCGACCTGACGCACCTGGTGGGACAAACCGGCATTGCGCAATCGCAACTCGTCCCCGGCGGAAAAGCGAAGTTCGGTCGCGAATTGGTGAATGTGACGTGTGAGACGGGCTTTGCGCCGCGCGGCGCCGAAGTGATCGCCGTAGAGGCTCGAGGCAACTATCTCCTCGTCAAGCCAAAGTAG
- a CDS encoding zinc-ribbon domain-containing protein produces the protein MSIVATCSHCHATFEANERLADKKVRCPKCGEVTRLVAGAATPGATTFRGAPAMSRNLMDDAEIPIKDPLADRAAHSLARRKFRRQATLFGVLLMFVVMIGVGIAIAYEKAQTLKLPTTTSRDAPLPPPPLTERLNWSKYENPEGWSIQFPDVPTESSKDDAATVWLQEDPEMGRFLVEVRNEANDDWNNLTGQIAVAEAKRNVESANLFSVSDRSSHFAGGAQIHRIRLTGDVPMEGLQAAIVYKFSLDGRTYTVLWQGDDPLTSSEVVRYYFITFQKNGSSLLSG, from the coding sequence ATGTCGATCGTCGCGACCTGTTCGCATTGCCACGCCACCTTTGAAGCCAACGAGCGGTTGGCCGACAAGAAGGTCCGCTGTCCCAAGTGCGGCGAGGTGACTCGCCTTGTCGCGGGGGCGGCGACTCCAGGTGCGACGACGTTTCGCGGCGCTCCGGCGATGTCGCGTAACTTAATGGACGACGCGGAGATTCCGATCAAAGATCCGCTGGCCGACCGAGCGGCCCATTCGCTGGCGCGCCGTAAGTTCCGTCGGCAGGCGACGCTGTTCGGAGTCTTGCTGATGTTCGTGGTGATGATCGGCGTCGGAATCGCCATCGCGTACGAAAAAGCGCAGACGCTCAAACTGCCGACGACGACCTCGCGAGATGCGCCGCTTCCCCCGCCCCCGCTCACCGAACGTTTGAACTGGAGCAAGTACGAAAATCCGGAAGGATGGTCGATTCAGTTTCCGGATGTGCCGACCGAAAGCTCGAAAGACGACGCTGCGACGGTCTGGCTGCAAGAGGATCCCGAAATGGGACGCTTTCTGGTCGAAGTGCGCAACGAAGCGAACGACGATTGGAACAACCTGACCGGGCAAATCGCCGTCGCCGAAGCGAAACGAAATGTCGAGTCGGCGAATCTCTTCAGCGTGTCGGATCGCAGTTCGCATTTCGCCGGCGGCGCCCAGATCCATCGGATCCGCTTGACCGGCGACGTCCCGATGGAGGGACTGCAAGCGGCGATCGTCTACAAGTTTTCGCTCGACGGCCGCACCTATACGGTGCTCTGGCAAGGGGACGATCCGCTGACCAGTTCCGAAGTGGTCCGCTACTACTTCATCACTTTCCAGAAAAACGGCTCGTCGCTCCTCTCGGGCTAG
- a CDS encoding MMPL family transporter, with product MRTVFLFTPNVALTFERLGQLIARRWVPIIAIWIILAVCAVIAPPHWDDVTLDGDLAYLPAHSPALIAEREYAAAFPDRKAKSQIVIIASRRDEQPLTEAQWKTIDRLASPFQNAQGIEWLHQGEAAKRDERAALFKRAEAALTEAELLDYDAAAPVWNLATLAKLQDGTEAEVQQLRAQAIALDPHLEKETAATLPIDSPDWKLFDVWTRHTDVVGNMLVDPEERAGLIVLHLTNELAATDNIRIVSQIEALVDKQREAIHAAGDEELELGITGSAAIGGDMLLAAKESISSTEFYTIALVIIILLVVYRAPLLAMAPLLSIAVSFCVATWLVAALTLVDQIPGFGWWDFEVFKTSKIFIVVILFGAGTDFCLFLISRYKEELAKCGDPSEAVVHALSGTANAICGSALTTIVGLGMMFFAEFGKFRNSGPAIALCLIVTLAVCLTFAPALLRMLGRRTFWPMSVDSLQDRSSDSRVNFWELIAAAVSQRPALLLAITVSILLIPAWRPIWLRVTTGHAVEVSYDLLNDLPADRPAKRGANQLARFFPLGQANPVMVMAKTDSGDFESKEGSATIEQLMKTLFEADPRVAQVYSSENPLGHRPGRITFSERVLKSHIRTREQFLPQTPEMKGKAALFRVVIDENPFSLEAIDALKNIEGALAKYRDNASGNWTDLQFFLSGTTAGVRDLRSVTKSDTQRIEVLVVLGVAAVLLMILQRPVVCAYMIASVLLSYYATLGMTEWFFAVMFPDTYQGLDWKAPLFLFVILIAVGQDYNIYLATRVFEEQRKHGANAGLRIAIRHTGGIISSCGVIMAGTFVAMCFGQLLAIVEIGFSLTVGILVDTFIVRTIMMPCFLTLWTRRKDPTQS from the coding sequence ATGCGGACTGTTTTCCTATTTACCCCCAACGTTGCATTGACATTCGAGCGTCTTGGCCAGCTGATCGCCCGTCGTTGGGTGCCGATAATCGCCATTTGGATCATCCTGGCGGTTTGCGCGGTGATCGCACCGCCGCACTGGGATGACGTGACGCTCGACGGCGATTTGGCCTATCTGCCGGCGCATTCTCCGGCGCTGATTGCAGAACGAGAGTACGCCGCAGCGTTTCCCGATCGCAAAGCGAAAAGCCAGATCGTGATCATCGCTTCTCGACGCGATGAACAGCCGCTGACCGAAGCCCAGTGGAAAACGATCGATCGGCTCGCGTCGCCGTTTCAAAACGCCCAAGGGATCGAATGGCTGCATCAGGGGGAAGCGGCGAAAAGGGACGAGCGAGCCGCACTTTTCAAACGTGCCGAAGCGGCGCTGACGGAAGCGGAACTGCTCGACTACGACGCCGCCGCGCCGGTTTGGAATCTGGCGACGCTCGCCAAGTTGCAGGATGGAACCGAGGCCGAAGTGCAGCAACTGCGTGCTCAGGCGATCGCACTTGATCCGCACTTAGAAAAGGAAACTGCTGCGACGTTGCCGATCGACTCGCCCGACTGGAAGTTGTTCGACGTCTGGACGCGGCATACCGATGTGGTCGGCAATATGCTGGTCGATCCGGAGGAGCGAGCCGGGCTGATCGTTTTGCATCTGACCAACGAGCTGGCGGCGACCGACAACATTCGGATCGTCAGCCAGATCGAAGCGCTGGTCGACAAACAGCGGGAAGCGATTCACGCCGCCGGCGATGAGGAGCTGGAGCTCGGGATTACCGGCAGCGCCGCGATCGGCGGCGATATGTTGTTGGCGGCGAAAGAGAGCATCTCCAGCACCGAGTTTTACACCATCGCTCTGGTGATCATCATTTTGTTGGTCGTCTATCGAGCGCCGTTGTTGGCGATGGCGCCGCTGCTGTCGATCGCCGTTTCGTTCTGCGTCGCCACGTGGCTGGTTGCGGCGTTGACGCTGGTCGATCAGATTCCGGGCTTCGGCTGGTGGGACTTTGAGGTCTTCAAGACGTCCAAGATTTTTATCGTGGTGATCCTGTTCGGCGCGGGTACCGACTTTTGCCTGTTTCTGATTTCTCGCTACAAGGAAGAATTGGCCAAATGCGGCGATCCGAGCGAAGCGGTCGTCCATGCTTTGAGCGGAACGGCCAACGCAATCTGCGGCAGCGCGCTGACGACGATCGTCGGCTTGGGGATGATGTTCTTCGCTGAGTTCGGCAAGTTTCGAAATAGCGGGCCGGCGATCGCGCTCTGCCTGATCGTCACGTTGGCCGTCTGTTTGACGTTCGCGCCGGCGCTATTGCGTATGCTGGGACGGAGAACGTTCTGGCCGATGTCGGTCGATTCGCTGCAAGATCGTTCTAGCGACAGCCGCGTCAACTTCTGGGAATTGATCGCCGCCGCCGTCAGTCAGCGGCCGGCGCTGTTGTTAGCGATCACCGTATCGATCTTGTTGATTCCGGCCTGGCGTCCGATTTGGCTTCGTGTGACGACCGGTCACGCGGTGGAAGTTTCGTACGATCTGCTGAACGACTTGCCGGCCGATCGACCCGCCAAACGAGGCGCTAATCAGCTGGCCCGCTTTTTCCCGTTGGGTCAGGCCAACCCGGTGATGGTCATGGCGAAGACCGACTCAGGCGACTTTGAGTCGAAAGAAGGGAGCGCCACGATCGAGCAGCTGATGAAGACGCTGTTCGAGGCCGATCCGCGCGTCGCCCAGGTCTACAGCAGCGAAAATCCGCTCGGTCATCGTCCCGGTCGGATCACATTTTCCGAAAGAGTTTTGAAGAGCCATATCCGCACGCGTGAGCAGTTCCTGCCGCAAACGCCGGAGATGAAGGGGAAAGCGGCCCTCTTTCGGGTCGTCATCGACGAGAACCCATTTTCGCTCGAAGCGATCGACGCCCTCAAAAACATTGAAGGGGCGCTGGCCAAATATCGCGACAACGCCTCGGGCAACTGGACCGACTTGCAGTTTTTTCTATCAGGCACAACCGCCGGCGTGCGCGATCTGCGGAGCGTCACCAAAAGCGATACGCAGCGGATTGAAGTGCTCGTGGTGCTCGGGGTCGCCGCGGTCTTGCTGATGATCTTGCAGCGGCCGGTCGTTTGCGCCTATATGATCGCTTCGGTGCTGCTCAGCTACTATGCGACGCTCGGCATGACCGAATGGTTTTTCGCCGTGATGTTCCCTGACACCTATCAGGGGCTCGACTGGAAGGCGCCGTTGTTTTTGTTCGTGATTCTGATCGCCGTCGGTCAGGACTACAACATTTATCTAGCGACTCGCGTCTTTGAAGAGCAGCGCAAGCATGGCGCCAACGCCGGGCTGCGGATCGCGATTCGCCACACCGGCGGCATCATCTCAAGCTGCGGCGTGATCATGGCCGGCACCTTCGTGGCGATGTGCTTTGGTCAACTGTTGGCGATCGTCGAGATCGGATTCTCGCTAACCGTCGGCATCCTGGTCGATACGTTCATCGTCCGAACGATCATGATGCCTTGCTTCCTGACGCTGTGGACGCGTCGCAAAGATCCAACGCAATCGTAG
- a CDS encoding S41 family peptidase: MLRWTTPRTALRISGAFLFALIFASLAAPQLALAQVKIPDEAVLDKDEIAQLLADGELLEKEGRWAEALTHFEDAVRAYPDVAPLKEKVDTVRRRYDVSRRYADRSFVGGMRNLPSEQAVALYDDLLAKIQTNYVDSPRWADLAYRGMLQLDAALFDRTFRQVNMQGMSEEQIAELRRQLWQSAQFDRVQNRYDVRALALQAGQISQAASGMPQTAVVLEFISGAAGSLDNYSCFLTPDQLNEVYSQIEGNFVGVGIELKTQDDALLIVRSIPGSPADKAGIRDGERIIALEGRTIRQLGSEKAADMLKGPIGSSINVTIADGEDNARDIIVTRDRIEVPSVDVVKMLDPTSGVAYLRIASFQKTTTRDLTAALWDMHRQGMQALVIDLRGNPGGLLTASVEIADLFLDRGTIVSTRGRSAGEDFDYTAHQAGTWRMPLVVLIDSNSASASEIFAGAIHDNHRGTIVGQRSYGKGSVQGIFPLGVANAGLRLTTAKFYSPSGQAISNRGVTPDVVVRQVAKPLENGAILEAKTDAALDAGLQAALVQLQPAQISNRAIGQR, translated from the coding sequence ATGTTGCGATGGACTACGCCAAGAACTGCCCTCCGTATTTCCGGCGCCTTCTTGTTCGCTCTGATTTTCGCTTCGCTGGCCGCTCCGCAGCTGGCGCTTGCTCAAGTCAAAATTCCGGATGAAGCGGTCCTCGACAAGGACGAAATCGCTCAATTGCTCGCCGACGGCGAACTTCTCGAAAAGGAAGGACGCTGGGCCGAGGCGTTAACGCACTTCGAAGACGCCGTGCGAGCCTATCCCGACGTCGCTCCGCTGAAAGAGAAGGTCGACACGGTTCGTCGTCGTTACGACGTTTCGCGTCGTTACGCCGATCGCAGCTTCGTCGGCGGCATGCGCAACTTGCCGTCCGAACAAGCGGTCGCTCTGTACGACGATCTGCTTGCCAAGATTCAAACCAATTACGTCGATTCTCCCCGCTGGGCCGATCTGGCCTATCGCGGAATGTTGCAGTTGGACGCCGCGCTGTTTGATCGGACCTTCCGTCAGGTCAACATGCAAGGGATGAGCGAAGAGCAAATCGCCGAGTTGCGTCGTCAGCTGTGGCAATCGGCTCAGTTTGATCGCGTTCAAAATCGTTACGACGTTCGCGCTCTCGCTTTGCAAGCCGGGCAGATCTCTCAGGCCGCTTCCGGCATGCCGCAAACCGCGGTTGTGCTTGAGTTCATCAGCGGCGCCGCTGGTTCGCTCGACAATTACTCGTGCTTTCTGACGCCCGATCAGCTGAACGAAGTCTATTCGCAGATCGAAGGAAACTTCGTCGGCGTCGGCATTGAGTTGAAGACGCAGGACGACGCGCTGCTGATCGTTCGTTCGATTCCGGGGAGCCCGGCCGATAAGGCGGGGATTCGCGATGGCGAACGGATTATCGCGCTCGAAGGCCGTACGATCCGTCAGTTGGGAAGCGAAAAGGCGGCCGACATGCTGAAAGGCCCGATCGGCAGCTCGATCAACGTGACCATCGCTGACGGCGAAGACAACGCTCGCGACATTATCGTTACTCGCGATCGGATCGAAGTGCCGAGCGTCGACGTCGTCAAAATGCTCGATCCGACCTCCGGCGTCGCCTATCTGCGAATCGCCAGCTTCCAGAAGACGACGACTCGTGATCTGACCGCCGCTCTCTGGGACATGCACCGTCAAGGGATGCAGGCGTTGGTGATCGACCTCCGCGGCAATCCGGGCGGCTTGTTGACCGCTTCGGTGGAAATCGCCGACCTGTTCCTCGATCGCGGCACCATCGTCTCGACTCGCGGTCGCAGCGCCGGGGAAGACTTCGATTACACCGCGCATCAGGCCGGCACCTGGCGGATGCCGCTGGTCGTGCTGATCGACTCAAACTCGGCCAGCGCCAGCGAGATCTTTGCTGGAGCGATTCACGACAATCACCGCGGCACGATCGTCGGTCAACGCAGCTACGGCAAAGGTTCGGTCCAAGGGATCTTCCCGTTGGGCGTCGCCAACGCTGGTTTGCGTCTGACGACCGCCAAGTTCTATTCCCCCAGCGGTCAGGCGATCAGCAATCGCGGCGTTACGCCGGACGTGGTCGTTCGCCAGGTTGCGAAGCCGTTGGAAAATGGCGCCATCCTCGAAGCGAAGACCGATGCGGCTCTCGACGCTGGTCTGCAAGCGGCGTTGGTTCAACTGCAACCGGCCCAGATCTCGAATCGAGCGATCGGCCAGCGATAG
- a CDS encoding carboxypeptidase-like regulatory domain-containing protein has translation MAFQVLLILLLGAAAGAATLYLPRLRRSPRISLRTLLIAIAVLALPLAYWTHWRYSDRAQVGWLQVDSPQAKQLLGEVEIAADADMPTAAYTANYVDVRRLYQQAESSVSPNSALQVDFDNDRVVVQCEDPLELRALLSAMQQADRRSPDQFVIRGIVINRDGLPIAGAAIDLIGPRTIENYFRTRADGSFSMPVNAPEGDGYALQIRADQNHPILTTPFSLDEMERERIARVRLPR, from the coding sequence ATGGCCTTTCAAGTCCTCTTAATCTTGCTGCTTGGAGCCGCGGCCGGCGCCGCGACGCTCTACCTTCCACGGCTGCGACGGAGCCCCCGGATCTCGCTGCGCACCCTGCTGATCGCCATCGCGGTGCTCGCGCTGCCGCTGGCCTACTGGACCCATTGGCGGTATAGCGACCGAGCCCAGGTCGGCTGGCTCCAGGTCGACTCGCCCCAGGCCAAGCAACTGCTGGGGGAAGTCGAAATCGCCGCCGACGCCGACATGCCGACCGCCGCCTATACCGCCAACTATGTCGACGTCCGTCGGCTCTATCAGCAGGCCGAATCCAGCGTCAGTCCCAACTCCGCCCTGCAGGTCGATTTCGATAACGATCGGGTCGTCGTCCAGTGCGAAGATCCGTTGGAACTGCGGGCCCTCCTTTCGGCCATGCAGCAGGCTGATCGACGGAGCCCTGATCAATTCGTGATCCGAGGAATCGTCATCAATCGAGACGGACTGCCGATCGCCGGCGCGGCGATTGACCTGATCGGGCCGCGGACAATCGAGAATTATTTCCGGACGCGGGCCGACGGCAGTTTTTCGATGCCGGTCAACGCACCCGAAGGTGACGGTTATGCGCTGCAAATTCGCGCAGACCAGAACCACCCGATCCTGACGACCCCATTTTCGCTCGACGAAATGGAGCGTGAGCGGATCGCTCGCGTCCGTCTTCCGCGCTAG